In a single window of the Streptomyces sp. CGMCC 4.7035 genome:
- the rpsT gene encoding 30S ribosomal protein S20 yields the protein MANIKSQIKRNKTNEKARLRNKAVKSSLKTAIRKAREAAAAGDVEKATELQRAAARALDKAVSKGVIHKNQAANKKSALASKVVALKG from the coding sequence GTGGCGAACATCAAGTCCCAGATCAAGCGGAACAAGACGAACGAGAAGGCGCGCCTTCGCAACAAGGCCGTCAAGTCCTCGCTCAAGACCGCGATCCGCAAGGCTCGCGAGGCCGCTGCCGCGGGTGACGTCGAGAAGGCCACCGAGCTCCAGCGCGCCGCCGCGCGTGCGCTCGACAAGGCCGTCTCGAAGGGCGTCATCCACAAGAACCAGGCCGCCAACAAGAAGTCGGCGCTTGCTTCCAAGGTCGTGGCCCTCAAGGGCTGA
- the holA gene encoding DNA polymerase III subunit delta, giving the protein MAKKTANDDPLAPVTLAVGQEDLLLDRAVQEVVAAARAADADTDVRDLTPDQLQPGTLAELTSPSLFAERKVVVVRNAQDLSADTIKELKGYFGSPAEEITLVLLHAGGAKGKGLLDAARKAGAREVACPKMTKPADRLAFVRGEFRAQGRSATPEACQALVDAIGSDLRELASAVAQLVADIEGTIDEAVVGRYYTGRAEASSFTVADRAVEGRAAEALEALRWSLATGVAPVMITSALAQGVRAIGKLSSARGGRPADLARELGMPPWKIDRVRQQMRGWTPEGVAVALRAVAEADAGVKGGGDDPEYALEKAVVIIARAARSRGRG; this is encoded by the coding sequence ATGGCCAAGAAGACCGCGAATGACGACCCTCTCGCCCCCGTCACCCTTGCCGTGGGCCAGGAGGACCTCCTGCTCGACCGTGCCGTGCAGGAGGTGGTGGCTGCCGCCCGGGCCGCCGACGCCGACACGGACGTACGAGATCTGACTCCGGACCAGTTGCAGCCCGGCACGCTCGCCGAGCTGACGAGTCCGTCGCTCTTCGCCGAGCGCAAGGTCGTGGTCGTACGCAACGCGCAGGATCTGTCGGCCGACACGATCAAGGAACTGAAGGGGTACTTCGGCTCACCCGCCGAGGAGATCACCCTCGTGCTGCTCCACGCGGGCGGCGCCAAGGGCAAGGGGCTGCTCGACGCCGCGCGCAAGGCGGGAGCGCGGGAGGTGGCGTGCCCCAAGATGACGAAGCCGGCGGACCGGCTGGCGTTCGTGCGCGGGGAGTTCCGGGCGCAGGGGCGGTCGGCGACACCCGAGGCGTGCCAGGCGCTGGTCGACGCGATCGGGAGCGACCTGCGGGAGCTGGCGTCCGCTGTCGCGCAGCTCGTCGCGGACATCGAGGGCACGATCGACGAGGCGGTGGTCGGGCGGTACTACACGGGGCGGGCCGAGGCGTCGAGCTTCACGGTCGCGGACCGGGCGGTCGAGGGGCGGGCGGCCGAGGCGCTGGAGGCGCTCAGGTGGTCGCTGGCGACCGGGGTCGCGCCGGTGATGATCACGAGTGCGCTCGCGCAGGGCGTGCGGGCGATCGGAAAGCTGTCGTCGGCACGCGGCGGACGTCCCGCGGACCTGGCCCGGGAGCTGGGCATGCCGCCGTGGAAGATCGACCGGGTGCGCCAGCAGATGCGGGGCTGGACGCCGGAGGGGGTGGCGGTCGCGCTGCGTGCGGTCGCCGAGGCCGACGCAGGGGTGAAGGGCGGCGGGGACGACCCGGAGTACGCCCTGGAGAAGGCGGTCGTCATCATCGCTCGGGCGGCGCGGTCCCGGGGCCGCGGATAG
- a CDS encoding YceI family protein, producing the protein MIGRWWENRTNRVQSAGPLAEIQTPPRAGVLSCRVLDPVNEPVAHAAFAVSDAMGRKVVSGGTDPFGSFVATVPVGEYRLTVSADGYTPYLTSTVVEENSLASLGDVMLEVAQLPELPRAGDWEIEPTHSSIGFTARHIGLARIHGRFNSFAGAVRIGIPMERSAMHVVIDAASIDTNVALRDDHLRSADFLDVERFPTLEFYSERFVHKGGTRWAVTGGLTLHGVTRTITLDTEYLGLGNGMEGEVRAACRATTELHREDFTVSWQTMLARGIAVVGPSIEIELDVQIVQKE; encoded by the coding sequence ATGATAGGCCGTTGGTGGGAGAACCGCACGAATCGGGTGCAGAGCGCCGGCCCCCTCGCGGAGATACAGACGCCGCCCCGTGCCGGAGTGCTCAGCTGCCGTGTGCTCGATCCGGTCAACGAGCCGGTGGCGCACGCCGCGTTTGCGGTCAGCGACGCCATGGGGCGCAAGGTGGTGAGCGGTGGCACGGACCCGTTCGGGTCGTTCGTGGCGACCGTGCCGGTGGGGGAGTACCGGCTGACGGTGTCGGCCGACGGATATACGCCGTACCTGACGAGCACCGTCGTCGAGGAGAACTCCCTGGCCTCACTGGGCGATGTGATGCTTGAGGTCGCGCAGCTGCCGGAGCTGCCGCGGGCCGGCGACTGGGAGATCGAGCCGACGCATTCCTCGATCGGGTTCACCGCGCGGCACATCGGGCTGGCCCGGATCCACGGGCGGTTCAACAGCTTCGCGGGGGCCGTCCGGATCGGCATCCCGATGGAACGGTCCGCGATGCACGTGGTGATCGACGCGGCCTCCATCGACACCAACGTCGCGCTGCGTGACGACCATCTGAGGTCGGCGGACTTCCTGGACGTGGAGCGCTTCCCGACGCTGGAGTTCTACAGCGAACGGTTCGTGCACAAGGGCGGTACGCGCTGGGCGGTGACCGGAGGGCTGACCCTGCACGGGGTGACGCGGACGATCACGCTCGACACCGAGTATCTGGGCCTGGGCAATGGCATGGAGGGCGAGGTGCGGGCGGCCTGCCGGGCCACCACCGAGTTGCACCGCGAGGACTTCACGGTGAGCTGGCAGACGATGCTCGCGCGGGGGATCGCGGTGGTCGGGCCGAGCATCGAGATCGAGCTGGACGTGCAGATCGTGCAGAAGGAGTGA
- a CDS encoding arylamine N-acetyltransferase family protein, with protein sequence MNSAQVEAYLRRIGAEHPAWPTIDVLRELHLRHLRTVPFENLSIHLGEEIVLEEKRLLDKIVGAHRGGFCYELNGAFGALLKALGFDVTLLAARVYGAEGRLGVPYDHLALRVRTVDGGDWLVDVGFGAHSHYPLAFGARGEQVDPAGVFRVVEAGADAAGVRGGGDSAHFDDLEVLRDGTPRYRLEVRPRVLGDFVIGAWWNSTSPASHFVRSLVCSRVTEDGGRITLSGSRLTVTGPDGRKEVSDLASDEEVLGMYRERFGIELDRVPTVRTTGP encoded by the coding sequence ATGAATTCCGCACAGGTCGAGGCCTATCTCCGCAGGATCGGGGCCGAGCACCCTGCTTGGCCCACCATCGATGTGCTGCGCGAGCTGCATCTGCGTCATCTGCGGACGGTCCCGTTCGAGAATCTGTCGATCCACCTCGGCGAGGAGATCGTGCTGGAGGAGAAGCGGCTGCTCGACAAGATCGTCGGGGCGCACAGGGGTGGCTTCTGCTACGAACTCAATGGGGCGTTCGGGGCGTTGCTGAAGGCGCTCGGCTTCGACGTCACACTGCTCGCCGCGCGGGTGTACGGGGCGGAGGGGCGGCTCGGGGTGCCGTACGACCACCTCGCGCTGCGGGTGCGGACGGTGGACGGGGGCGACTGGCTGGTTGACGTCGGCTTCGGGGCGCACAGTCACTATCCGCTGGCGTTCGGGGCGCGGGGTGAGCAGGTGGACCCGGCTGGTGTGTTCCGGGTGGTCGAGGCCGGGGCGGATGCGGCGGGGGTGCGCGGAGGCGGGGATTCGGCGCACTTCGACGACCTCGAGGTGCTGCGGGACGGCACGCCGCGGTACCGGCTGGAGGTGCGGCCGCGGGTGCTCGGCGACTTTGTGATCGGGGCCTGGTGGAACAGCACGTCACCGGCCTCGCACTTCGTGCGGTCGCTGGTGTGCTCGCGGGTCACGGAGGACGGAGGGCGGATCACGCTCAGCGGCAGCCGTCTCACGGTGACGGGCCCGGACGGCAGGAAGGAGGTGTCGGATCTGGCGAGCGACGAGGAGGTGCTGGGGATGTACCGGGAGCGGTTCGGGATCGAGCTGGACCGGGTGCCGACGGTGCGAACGACCGGTCCGTAA
- a CDS encoding ComEC/Rec2 family competence protein has protein sequence MTAPRERRTGGPEAPLRGARADAPRPAGAGRAASRDTLDSPAQRVTTPSRLGDPHPRQEGPTDLRLVPPALAAWATAVWALGAPAGWVAGVVVVCLVAAGGLLAARRAGVRGDGEGGRRPWGPWSKVSVAAVLLCVAAAGVSAGLHGADLRRGPVPALARQHAEVVAEVEVTSDPRFTRPRIKGDHATPTALLLDGEVRRLAKADGSAVTTRAPVLVIVDVRSRATKSGSTSVVEGSGQSSWSTLLPSTRVRVAARLAPPLTGGDRVAAVVRVRGGGPPEVVGDPSGPQRWAGRLRAGLREATAGLDPDARALLPGLVVGDTSRVTPELDDAFKETDLAHLLAVSGGNFTILLALFLGPAGLAQRVERRGLAPRLGIPLRGTALLGGALTLGFVVVCRPDPSVLRAAACGAIALLALATGRRRSLIPALATAVLLLVLYDPWLARGYGFLLSVLATGALLTVAPRWSAALRRRRVPPRLAEALAAAAAAQALCAPVVAVLSARVSLVAVPCNLLAEFAVAPATVLGFATLAVAPVALSVAKGLAWCASWPAGWIAGIARIGASLPGGAVDWPGSWTGALLLAAVTAVVVLVGRRLLGHPWPAAVCAVVLLLVVVRPPPLTRVITGWPPPGWRFAMCDVGQGDATALAAGDGTAVVVDAGPDPALADRCLSALGVTRIPLLVLTHFHADHVAGLPGVLRGRSVGAIETTGFEEPPEQAAFVRAVAAARHIPVTRAVAGERRRTGALDWRVLWPPPSFRLRSGGEVPPLDPAPFPDGPNDASVALLARSAGLTLLLLGDLEPPAQQALLRSPEGAGLGPVDVLKVAHHGSAYQDPGLIRRVAPRLALISVGRDNPYGHPAPSTVSVLRDEGALVLRTDEDGAIAVVGAGKELSVARD, from the coding sequence ATGACGGCGCCCAGGGAACGCCGCACAGGCGGGCCGGAGGCGCCGTTGCGAGGCGCACGGGCCGACGCCCCGCGCCCTGCGGGTGCCGGCCGCGCGGCTTCGCGGGACACCCTCGATTCGCCGGCCCAGCGCGTCACCACCCCCAGCCGGCTGGGAGATCCGCACCCCCGGCAGGAGGGGCCGACGGACCTGCGGCTGGTGCCGCCCGCGCTCGCTGCCTGGGCGACGGCCGTGTGGGCTCTGGGTGCCCCGGCCGGGTGGGTCGCCGGTGTGGTGGTCGTCTGCCTGGTGGCGGCCGGTGGGCTGTTGGCGGCTAGGCGGGCCGGGGTGCGCGGTGATGGAGAGGGCGGGCGCCGGCCATGGGGCCCGTGGTCGAAGGTGTCCGTCGCCGCCGTGCTGCTCTGTGTCGCGGCGGCCGGGGTTTCCGCCGGGCTTCACGGCGCGGATCTGCGGCGGGGGCCCGTTCCGGCCCTCGCACGTCAGCACGCCGAGGTGGTCGCGGAGGTCGAGGTCACCTCCGACCCACGGTTCACCCGGCCCAGGATCAAGGGCGATCACGCGACGCCGACGGCCTTGCTGCTCGACGGGGAGGTCCGGCGTCTGGCGAAGGCGGACGGGAGTGCGGTGACGACACGGGCGCCGGTACTGGTGATCGTGGACGTGCGCTCCCGGGCGACGAAGAGCGGCTCGACGAGCGTCGTGGAGGGGTCCGGGCAATCGTCCTGGTCGACCTTGCTGCCCTCCACCAGGGTGCGGGTGGCCGCGCGGTTGGCGCCCCCGCTGACCGGGGGTGATCGCGTCGCCGCGGTGGTGCGTGTACGCGGTGGGGGACCGCCGGAGGTGGTGGGTGATCCGTCCGGACCGCAGCGGTGGGCGGGGCGGTTGCGCGCCGGGCTGCGGGAGGCGACCGCCGGGCTCGATCCGGATGCGCGGGCGCTGCTTCCGGGCCTGGTCGTCGGGGACACCTCGCGGGTCACACCCGAGCTGGACGACGCTTTCAAGGAGACGGACCTCGCTCATCTCCTCGCCGTCAGCGGGGGCAACTTCACGATCCTGCTGGCCCTCTTCCTCGGCCCGGCCGGTCTGGCGCAGCGCGTCGAACGTAGAGGCCTCGCGCCCCGGCTCGGGATCCCGCTGCGCGGAACCGCGCTGCTCGGCGGCGCGCTCACGCTCGGGTTCGTGGTCGTGTGCCGACCGGATCCGAGTGTCCTGCGGGCCGCGGCCTGCGGAGCGATCGCTCTGCTCGCCCTCGCGACCGGGCGCCGCAGATCCCTGATTCCCGCACTGGCCACGGCCGTCCTGCTGCTGGTGCTCTACGACCCCTGGCTCGCCCGGGGGTACGGCTTCCTGCTCTCCGTCCTGGCGACCGGTGCCCTGCTCACCGTGGCCCCGCGCTGGAGTGCGGCACTGCGGCGGCGCCGTGTGCCGCCACGGCTGGCCGAGGCACTGGCCGCCGCGGCCGCCGCGCAGGCGCTGTGCGCACCGGTCGTCGCGGTGCTGTCGGCGCGGGTGAGCCTGGTCGCGGTGCCGTGCAACCTGCTCGCGGAGTTCGCGGTGGCGCCGGCGACGGTGCTGGGGTTCGCCACGCTGGCGGTCGCGCCGGTGGCGCTGTCGGTGGCAAAGGGGCTGGCCTGGTGCGCGAGTTGGCCGGCCGGGTGGATCGCCGGCATCGCGCGCATCGGGGCGTCGCTGCCGGGCGGGGCAGTGGACTGGCCGGGCAGCTGGACGGGGGCGCTGCTGCTCGCGGCCGTGACGGCGGTCGTCGTGCTCGTCGGCCGGAGGCTCCTGGGACACCCCTGGCCGGCCGCCGTCTGTGCCGTGGTGCTGCTGCTCGTGGTGGTACGGCCGCCGCCCCTGACCAGAGTGATCACCGGGTGGCCGCCGCCCGGCTGGCGGTTCGCCATGTGCGACGTGGGCCAGGGGGACGCGACCGCGCTCGCGGCGGGCGACGGCACCGCTGTGGTCGTGGACGCCGGTCCCGACCCGGCGCTGGCCGATCGGTGTCTGAGCGCGCTCGGCGTCACCCGCATCCCGCTGCTCGTGCTGACCCACTTCCACGCCGACCATGTGGCGGGGCTGCCCGGAGTGCTGCGCGGACGGTCGGTGGGGGCGATCGAGACCACCGGGTTCGAAGAGCCACCGGAGCAGGCCGCCTTTGTGCGCGCTGTGGCAGCCGCCCGGCACATTCCGGTGACGCGCGCCGTGGCCGGGGAGCGCCGTCGCACCGGGGCGCTCGACTGGCGGGTGCTGTGGCCTCCCCCAAGCTTTCGGCTTCGCTCCGGCGGCGAGGTACCCCCATTGGACCCGGCCCCGTTTCCGGACGGTCCGAACGACGCGAGCGTTGCCCTGCTCGCGCGGTCGGCGGGGCTCACCCTGCTGCTGCTCGGCGATCTCGAACCACCGGCCCAGCAGGCGTTGTTGAGGTCACCGGAGGGCGCCGGGCTGGGCCCGGTGGACGTCCTCAAGGTCGCCCATCACGGGTCGGCGTACCAGGATCCGGGGCTCATACGGAGGGTGGCACCGCGGCTCGCGCTGATCTCAGTCGGCAGGGACAACCCGTACGGTCATCCGGCGCCGAGCACGGTTTCGGTGTTGCGGGACGAGGGCGCGCTCGTGCTGCGTACGGACGAGGACGGGGCGATCGCTGTCGTCGGTGCGGGCAAGGAGCTGAGTGTGGCGAGAGACTGA
- a CDS encoding ComEA family DNA-binding protein translates to MGEPRASTTAGSGFGLLRGQARFEPVPLTPLEAADPAPGSGGVLAPSPGATGGGWRERVAPAVRERMPLWLQSRCGLERKSVTALSVLLVVAAVVAAQHFWAGRTQQVRAPEVVRAAAPYGAMGARGAQRSAEPGASAGSRPADGPGSGDGPGSGDGPGAGTGVAVVVDVGGKVRRPGLLKLPTGSRVADALRAAGGVRPGTNTDGLNRARLLVDGEQIVVGGPALVTGTVPAGSAPGGSAVGSAPATPVSLSTATVDQLDALPGVGPVLAQHIVDYRSQHGGFRSVDELREVNGIGERRFADLRKLVRP, encoded by the coding sequence ATGGGGGAGCCGCGGGCGAGTACGACGGCGGGCAGCGGGTTCGGTCTGCTGCGCGGGCAGGCCCGATTCGAGCCGGTTCCGCTGACCCCGCTCGAAGCGGCGGATCCCGCGCCCGGGAGCGGCGGGGTCCTCGCCCCCTCTCCCGGGGCGACGGGCGGTGGCTGGCGGGAGCGGGTTGCGCCGGCCGTGCGCGAGCGGATGCCGCTGTGGCTGCAGTCGAGGTGCGGGCTGGAGCGGAAGAGCGTGACCGCGCTGAGCGTGCTGCTCGTCGTGGCCGCGGTCGTCGCCGCACAGCACTTCTGGGCCGGCCGGACGCAGCAGGTGCGGGCACCCGAGGTCGTGCGCGCGGCGGCGCCGTACGGGGCCATGGGCGCGCGGGGAGCCCAACGGTCGGCGGAGCCGGGGGCTTCGGCCGGATCGCGGCCGGCGGACGGGCCGGGGTCGGGGGACGGGCCGGGGTCGGGGGACGGGCCGGGGGCGGGGACAGGCGTCGCGGTCGTCGTGGACGTCGGGGGCAAGGTCCGCAGGCCCGGGCTGTTGAAGCTGCCGACCGGGTCCCGGGTAGCGGACGCCCTGCGGGCCGCGGGCGGAGTGCGCCCGGGCACCAACACCGACGGCCTGAACCGCGCCCGCCTCCTGGTGGATGGCGAACAGATCGTGGTCGGCGGCCCAGCGCTCGTGACGGGCACCGTCCCGGCCGGCTCGGCCCCCGGCGGATCCGCGGTCGGTTCGGCCCCCGCCACCCCGGTCTCGCTCAGCACGGCGACCGTGGACCAGCTCGACGCGCTGCCGGGCGTGGGTCCCGTCCTGGCCCAGCACATCGTGGACTACCGCTCCCAGCACGGCGGATTCCGCTCGGTCGACGAGCTCCGCGAGGTCAACGGCATCGGCGAACGCCGCTTCGCCGACCTACGGAAACTCGTACGGCCATGA
- a CDS encoding DegV family protein — MSRHVAIVTDSTAYLPPRTMERHGITVVPLTVVLGDQALEEGTEISARSLAQALQKRRPVTTSRPSPELFAETYRKVAEAGATDIVSLHLSSEFSGTYDAAVLAGREAPVPVRVVDTGMVAMALGFCALAAAEAAGADGTADEAVTAAEKRAAGTSAYFYVDTLDYLRRGGRIGAAQALLGSALAVKPLLQLDDGRIELLEKVRTASKAIARLEEIVAERAGSGQVDIAVHHLAAPERASALADRLRARVPGLADLHVSEVGAVIGAHTGPGLLGAVVSPR, encoded by the coding sequence ATGTCCCGCCATGTCGCGATCGTCACCGATTCAACGGCCTACCTGCCGCCGCGGACGATGGAGCGCCACGGCATCACCGTGGTGCCGCTGACCGTGGTCCTGGGCGACCAGGCGCTCGAAGAGGGCACCGAGATCTCGGCCCGCTCCCTCGCCCAGGCACTGCAGAAGCGACGGCCCGTCACCACGTCCCGGCCCAGCCCCGAACTCTTCGCCGAGACCTACCGCAAGGTCGCGGAGGCGGGCGCGACCGACATCGTCTCGCTGCACCTGTCCTCCGAGTTCTCGGGTACGTACGACGCCGCGGTGCTCGCCGGACGGGAGGCCCCGGTCCCGGTGCGCGTCGTCGACACCGGGATGGTCGCGATGGCCCTCGGCTTCTGCGCGTTGGCCGCTGCGGAGGCCGCGGGAGCGGACGGCACGGCGGACGAGGCGGTCACCGCGGCGGAGAAGCGGGCCGCGGGCACCTCCGCGTACTTCTACGTCGACACCCTCGACTATCTGCGGCGAGGCGGCCGGATCGGCGCCGCGCAGGCGCTGCTCGGCTCGGCGCTGGCCGTGAAGCCGCTGCTGCAATTGGACGACGGCCGTATCGAGCTGCTGGAGAAGGTGCGTACGGCGTCCAAGGCGATCGCCCGCCTGGAGGAGATCGTGGCCGAGCGCGCGGGCAGCGGGCAGGTCGACATCGCTGTCCACCATCTCGCCGCCCCCGAACGGGCGTCCGCCCTCGCGGACCGCCTGCGCGCACGGGTTCCGGGGCTGGCCGATCTGCATGTGAGCGAGGTCGGGGCGGTGATCGGGGCGCACACGGGCCCCGGGCTGCTGGGAGCCGTGGTCTCACCGCGATGA
- the leuS gene encoding leucine--tRNA ligase: MSETNPAVTSEVAAPHRYTAAVAAEIEARWQDFWDAEGTYEAPNPSGDLAGDAELVARPKKFIMDMFPYPSGAGLHVGHPLGYIATDVFARFQRMTGHNVLHTLGFDAFGLPAEQYAVQTGTHPRVSTEANIENMKSQLRRLGLGHDKRRSFATIDPDYYKWTQWIFLRIFNSWYDDEARKARPISELIAQFESGERAISGTTRAWNELSATERADVLSEYRLAYASDAPVNWCPGLGTVLANEEVTADGRSERGNYPVFKAKLRQWNMRITAYADRLLEDLEELDWPEAIKLQQRNWIGRSEGARVDFPIDGEHITVFTTRPDTLFGATYMVLAPEHPLVDKFTPDAWPEGTHEVWTGGHATPAEAVAAYRAQAGAKSDVERQAEAKDKTGVFTGAYATNPVNGDRIPVFIADYVLMGYGTGAIMAVPAGDQRDFEFARAFELPIHCIVEPTDGRGTDTSTWEDAFGSYDAKIINSSNDDIRLDGLSVADAKARITEWLERKGIGEGTVNFRLRDWLFSRQRYWGEPFPIVYDEDGVAHALPESMLPLELPEVEDYSPRTFDPDDADTQPETPLSRNEEWVNVTLDLGDGPKKYRRETNTMPNWAGSCWYELRYLDPHNDQKLVDPEIERYWMGPREGMPHGGVDLYVGGAEHAVLHLLYARFWSKVLYDLGHVSSPEPFHKLFNQGMIQAYVYRDSRGIAVPAAEVEERDGAYYYQGEKVSRLLGKMGKSLKNAVTPDEIAAEYGADTLRLYEMAMGPLDVSRPWDTRAVVGQFRLLQRLWRNVVDEMTGEVTVVDAEPDEDTLRALHKAIDGVRQDLEGLRFNTAIAKITELNNHLTKAGAAVPRSVAESLVLMVAPLAPHIAEELWRRLGHTESVVHQDFPVADPAYVVDEAVTCVVQIKGKVKARLEVPPSISEEELEKVALADEKVVAALGGAGIRKVIVRAPKLVNIVTA, translated from the coding sequence ATGAGCGAGACGAACCCCGCGGTCACCTCCGAGGTGGCCGCGCCGCACCGCTACACGGCCGCCGTGGCGGCCGAGATCGAGGCACGCTGGCAGGACTTCTGGGACGCCGAGGGCACCTATGAGGCGCCGAACCCGAGCGGAGACCTGGCCGGCGACGCCGAGCTGGTCGCCCGGCCCAAGAAGTTCATCATGGACATGTTCCCGTACCCCTCGGGTGCGGGCCTGCACGTCGGTCACCCCCTGGGCTACATCGCCACCGATGTATTCGCCCGTTTCCAGCGCATGACCGGCCACAACGTCCTGCACACCCTGGGCTTCGACGCCTTCGGCCTGCCCGCCGAGCAGTACGCCGTGCAGACCGGCACGCACCCGCGCGTGTCCACCGAGGCCAACATCGAGAACATGAAGTCCCAGCTGCGCCGGCTGGGCCTGGGCCACGACAAGCGCCGGTCGTTCGCCACGATCGACCCGGACTACTACAAGTGGACCCAGTGGATCTTCCTGCGGATCTTCAACTCCTGGTACGACGACGAGGCGCGCAAGGCCCGCCCGATCTCCGAGCTGATCGCTCAGTTCGAGTCCGGTGAGCGCGCGATTTCGGGCACCACGCGCGCGTGGAACGAGCTGAGCGCCACCGAGCGCGCCGACGTCCTGAGCGAGTACCGCCTGGCGTACGCCTCCGACGCGCCCGTCAACTGGTGCCCCGGCCTGGGCACCGTCCTGGCGAACGAGGAGGTCACCGCCGACGGTCGCTCCGAGCGCGGCAACTACCCGGTCTTCAAGGCCAAGCTGCGCCAGTGGAACATGCGGATCACCGCCTACGCCGACCGGCTGCTGGAGGACCTGGAGGAGCTGGACTGGCCCGAGGCCATCAAGCTGCAGCAGCGCAACTGGATCGGCCGCTCCGAGGGCGCCCGCGTCGACTTCCCGATCGACGGCGAGCACATCACGGTCTTCACCACGCGTCCGGACACCCTGTTCGGCGCGACCTACATGGTGCTGGCGCCCGAGCACCCGCTGGTCGACAAGTTCACCCCGGACGCCTGGCCCGAGGGCACCCACGAGGTGTGGACCGGCGGGCACGCGACCCCGGCCGAGGCCGTCGCCGCGTACCGCGCGCAGGCCGGCGCCAAGTCCGACGTGGAGCGGCAGGCCGAGGCCAAGGACAAGACCGGCGTCTTCACGGGCGCGTACGCGACCAACCCGGTCAACGGCGACCGGATCCCCGTCTTCATCGCCGACTACGTCCTGATGGGCTACGGCACCGGCGCGATCATGGCCGTCCCGGCGGGCGACCAGCGCGACTTCGAGTTCGCGCGCGCCTTCGAGCTGCCGATCCACTGCATCGTCGAGCCGACCGACGGCCGCGGCACCGACACCTCGACGTGGGAGGACGCCTTCGGGTCGTACGACGCGAAGATCATCAACTCCTCCAACGACGACATCAGGCTGGACGGTCTGAGCGTCGCCGACGCCAAGGCGCGCATCACCGAATGGCTGGAGCGCAAGGGCATCGGTGAGGGCACCGTCAACTTCCGCCTGCGCGACTGGCTGTTCAGCCGCCAGCGCTACTGGGGCGAGCCCTTCCCGATCGTCTACGACGAGGACGGCGTCGCCCACGCCCTGCCCGAGTCGATGCTGCCCCTGGAGCTGCCGGAGGTCGAGGACTACTCGCCGCGCACCTTCGACCCGGACGACGCCGACACCCAGCCCGAGACCCCGCTGTCCCGCAACGAGGAGTGGGTCAACGTCACCCTGGACCTGGGCGACGGGCCGAAGAAGTACCGCCGCGAGACCAACACCATGCCCAACTGGGCCGGTTCGTGCTGGTACGAGCTGCGCTACCTGGACCCGCACAACGACCAGAAGCTGGTCGACCCGGAGATCGAGCGCTACTGGATGGGCCCGCGCGAGGGCATGCCGCACGGCGGCGTCGACCTGTATGTGGGCGGCGCCGAGCACGCCGTGCTGCACCTGCTGTACGCCCGCTTCTGGTCCAAGGTCCTGTACGACCTGGGGCACGTCTCGTCGCCGGAGCCGTTCCACAAGCTGTTCAACCAGGGCATGATCCAGGCCTACGTCTACCGTGACAGCCGCGGCATCGCGGTGCCGGCCGCCGAGGTGGAGGAGCGCGACGGCGCGTACTACTACCAGGGCGAGAAGGTCAGCCGCCTGCTGGGCAAGATGGGCAAGTCCCTGAAGAACGCGGTCACTCCGGACGAGATCGCCGCCGAGTACGGGGCCGACACGCTGCGCCTGTACGAGATGGCGATGGGGCCGCTGGACGTGTCGCGGCCGTGGGACACGCGCGCGGTGGTGGGCCAGTTCCGGCTGCTGCAGAGGCTGTGGCGCAACGTCGTCGACGAGATGACCGGGGAGGTCACCGTCGTCGACGCCGAGCCCGACGAGGACACGCTGCGCGCCCTGCACAAGGCCATCGACGGCGTGCGTCAGGACCTGGAGGGCCTGCGCTTCAACACGGCCATCGCCAAGATCACGGAGCTGAACAACCACCTGACGAAGGCGGGAGCCGCGGTGCCGCGCTCCGTCGCCGAGTCCCTGGTGCTGATGGTCGCGCCGCTGGCCCCGCACATCGCCGAGGAGCTGTGGCGCCGGCTGGGCCACACCGAGTCGGTCGTCCACCAGGACTTCCCGGTCGCCGACCCGGCATACGTCGTGGACGAGGCCGTGACCTGCGTGGTCCAGATCAAGGGCAAGGTCAAGGCGCGCCTGGAGGTTCCCCCCTCGATCTCGGAGGAGGAGCTGGAGAAGGTGGCGCTGGCGGACGAGAAGGTGGTCGCGGCGCTGGGCGGCGCCGGGATCCGCAAGGTGATCGTGCGCGCGCCGAAGCTGGTGAACATCGTCACGGCGTAG